Sequence from the Leptospira bandrabouensis genome:
CAAACGATAAAGTTTTTTCAAAGGGACAGGTTCTGTACTCAAAAACTGTTCGATGGTATATTGCATACTCCCGGGGATTAAATAAATGATAGGAACATACCCTTGGTTTAAAATAGGAGTTTCAAATTCTAGACCTGCAAATAAACGATAGGCGTATAAAATCAAAATCCCACCGGAAAAAGCGGCGATCATGGCAAAGGGAAACCCTTTGGATCCCTTTTCTTTCACCAAAATACCGATCCCCAAAATAAAGTGATACCAAGCTCCAAACTGGAGCCAAGAACCGAAGAATTCCCACATGATCGAAAAATCGTACGAAATGCACGCATACGTCAACCTTTTGGATGCCTTTTGTAAAGAGAATTAGTACAAAATCATGATATTAGACCTAAAAATTTGTCCAAAATTGTCATCTTAGACGCATGCAAAGGTCATTTATGGTAAATTTGAGTCAATTCAGAGGCGAATTATGAAAAAGCAAAAAATCTACCGTCTACTTTTACCACTGGGAGTTTTCCTCCTGATGGCCTGCGGACAAAATGGAAACCAAAACTCTAGTGGAAATGCAGCCGTACTTGCTGTGTTAGATGGAGTGAACTCAGGAACTTCTGTATCTCCAGAAGTTTTAAAACAAAGTAATGTTGCACTTTCCAAAGACATTCAATCGGCATTTGCAAAAGAGAATGATGGAAGTTTCAGTTTCAATGACAACATTTCCTTTGTCAGTAATGATGGAGTCAAAATTACAGGGAATTTGTTCATTCCGAAATCAGGAACTGGTCCCTTCCCTGCAGTCATCTTTGTCAACAGTTGGGCTCTCAATGAATATGAATACATTGTGCCTGCGGCAAAACTTGCGAAAAAAGGATACGTTGTATTTAGTTACAACACAAGAGGATTTGGAACTTCTGGAGGGCTTATCAATGTTGCTGGCCCAAAAGATATGTCAGACCTCTCTAAAGGAATTGATTTTTTGCTTTCCAATGCTCCAGTTGATCCAACAAACATTGGTATTGCGGGGATTTCTTATGGTGCAGGAATTTCTTTACTCGGACTAAGTAAAGAACCAAGGATCAAAACTGCCGTTGCTATGAGTGGATGGGGAAGTTTACCTGATTCTCTTTATGGCAATCAAACTCCAAGACTGGTTTGGGGACTTTTACTTGTCACAGCTGGTTATATTACTGGAAGGATGGATCCAATCATTGCAGAAAACTTTGGAAAATTGTTAGATACAAGAGATGTGGCTACGGTTTTGACTTGGGCTAGCGAACGTTCACCAAACAGTGCTGTTGCGGCATTAAATGCAGCAGGAAAACCTGTTTACATCTCCAACAATTCGCAAGATAATCTTTTCCAACCAAACCAAATCCTTCCTTACTTTGAACAACTAACTGTACCAAAAAAATTAGATTTGAACAATGGAATTCATGCTACAGCAGAAATTGGAGGAGTCCTTGGAATTGAAAATTATGTTTGGACCAATACTTACGATTGGTTTGATTATTGGTTAAAAGGGATTCAAAACGGGATCATGTCAAAACCCAAAGTCTCTATCCAAAAAAGATTTTCCGACACAAGAGTCACTTATTCTGCTTGGCCAAATCCAAATAAAGTAGAACGAACTTTCCACTTAAGACCTATGGGTTTACTAAGCCCGGGAAAAATCACAACCAAAGCAAATACAACCAACGGAACCGATACCATTCTATCTGGTGGAACGAATGCAACAACAGGTGTTCCCCTTCTCTCAGAAATTTTGGATGGAGCTGTCTCTGTACCGGTAACCACCAATGTCAACTTGATTGATCGCACAAATGCTATGGTTTATCTTTCCGATAAACTAACAAGCCCGCTAAAAGTAAGAGGACGCACCTTTTATAAAGGCAGAATCAATAGTTCTGACAGTTCTCCTCATGTTGTGGTATATTTGTATGAAGTGGATGTTTGGGGTACAGGAAAACTGATATCTCATGGAACCGCTACACTTTTCGGAGTCAAAGGAAAAGATACCGATCTCAATGTTGATTTACAAGCGGTAGCCCATGACTTTCCTGTAGGAAGTCGTATTGGTCTTGCGATAGATAATTTGGATCCAATGTATGCTGTACCAAAACCAATTTCTCTTTATACAACATCTTTCAAACATAGCACTTCAACTGCATCGACACTACGTTTTGAAAGTGAATGATAAAATTGGACAGGGAAAGAATTGAAATAAAAGGCATCATTCATAAGATGATATTGCCAATTATAAAGGTAATACTACAAACGAAAGTACATTCAACTTTCACTTGTTAAACTAACGATCGGGAGAGGATTTCCTCTCCCCTTCTTTTTAAAGAATCCTCGGATACGAGCGCCCCGGATAGTAGCGGAAATCCTTTCGCCGATGCGAAAGATTGCAGCGGATAGCCGGAAATGGCGCCCCACTGAACTTATTTTTCTTTATTCTATATCAGATAAGAATGGACTTGGTTCGTTCCAAGGTCAGACTTTGTACGATTCATAAATAAAGGGAACTGCGTTGCCAATACATTATTATGCTGGCCTTCATCTTGGTGAAATCACCACCGAACTTGGGAAACAAATCTCAAACGACCAAAGAGTAAACCCACTCCGACGACCACTTGTTGTGGTACCGAATCAAAACTTAATTCCTTGGTTAAGGTTAAACTTACCAAAGTTTGATGCCTCACATCTTTCCTTAAATATAGAATTTACGTTTTTAGAAAAAGCAATTTTAAAAATCATATTCAAATCTTTGAATATACAAACTTACGAGGAAAACTCAGCGTTATACCAATACGAAACATTAAAAAGAGATTGTTTTTCATTACTTTACCAAAAACAAAATCAATTGTTAAAAAATTTTCCTGAAATGAAAAAGTATCTAGAGGAGATTCCAAAATTATATTATCTCTCGGATGTATTAACAAAATATTTTAAAGATTATGAACTCAACCGAGAAGAGTGGATTAAAGATTGGATTGGCTTAGAAAGTAAAAATGTTCCCAATGATCTAAAAAAAGACCCGTATTGGGAATTGGAAAAACAAATTTATAATGAAATCTATAAAGAGAATACAAAACCAAAAAACCTATTTCGATATTTGGAAGATGGAAAAAAACTTCCATTAAGCGGCGACTTACACTTGTTTTGTTTATCTAACTTGTCGGGAACTTATATAGATTTTTTGAAAGAAACAGCACTGCCCAAGGATTCAAAACTAACGGTGCATATTTATCAATTTCATAACGGAAAGATCATTGGCAAAAATCCAGAAAAAACCAAAAACTACCTCTCTAAATTTTCGAAACCTCAATCCTATTTAGCAAAAGAATTTTCAAGAGAAAACGATAACAAACAAAAATCAAAATTTGTAAATGGTGGAATGCTTTCCAAACTGAAAACCATTCTATTAGAAGAACCGTTAAAAGAAGAAAACTATTTGGAAGACCAAACTGTGCGAGTTTGGAATGCACCTTCTGTATATCGAGAGATAGAATCAATAGCCCACGATATACTAAATAAAATAAGTTTACACAAAGGAAAACTTAATCTTTTAGACTTTGCGATTTTGGTTCCGAATATGAACGAATATCGCGCAGCCATTGAATGGGTATTTGATGGTGGGATTTATACTACTCAAGAAAAAGAAAAATTACCCAAGTTACTGAAAATTCCCTACTCCATTACGGACTTAGTTGCTAAAGATACATCACAATTGTATTTAGCTTTATCTACACTGTTTCGTTGTTTGAAAAATGATAGGTTCGAAAAAGAAGATATTCATATTTTGTTTAAAAATCCACTGATCGTAGGTAGTGAGGAAACTGATGGAGAAGAAACTTCTATTAAAGTATTAGATCTAATTGATTCTTTAGGTTCTATTTATGAAGAAGAAAAAGAATACAATCCTTATACAATATCTTTTGGTTTAAAACGAGCAGTGGTTTCCATGATTGTGGATGAAGAATCAGCTTGGGAAAAACTAAATATTGTTACAAAACCAATCTCTTCGGACAAAACCATCATTCGATTTGTAGAAATTTGGAATCGCATAAAACAAATTAAATCAGAAATTATAGATAAGCTATTTAAAAATCCAAAAGAAGAACGTTATATCACTTTTGAAAGTGTATTCCAAAATCTGTTTTCTTTTGATGGAGACCTGGAGAGAGAACGAATCTATTTCAACCAATGGTTAAAGTCTATAGAGACTTGGTGTCACTCCGATTGGAACAATACAAAAGATTTTTTAGAGATGATTTCTTTAATCACTGAAGAAGTTTTTTCTGACATCCCCATGCATCGAGGTAACTATCTAACAGAAGGGGTTACCGTATCTCTTTTACAACCAATGCGCCCTATTCCTTTTTTACATGTGTACATAGCAGGACTTGGTGAAGGGAAATTTCCAGGTTCCGTTGACAGATCCAGATTTAACTTAAGAAGGTTTGATTCCAAACCATGGGATCTCAATCGAAGGGAAATTCAAGAATCTCTATTTTGGGAATCAATACTTTCTGCTGAAGAAAGTATCACATTTTCTTATGTAGGTAAAAACACTTTAGAAGATAAAGAATTCGGTCCCTGTTCTACTCTTTTCGAAGTAATGACTGCAATGGGAATTCAGGAAGCTGTTGAATTGCCACTAACATCGTATAGTCGTTTTTATGATGAGAAACATTTCCCTTCTTTTGACTATGTTCGTAATTTAGAAAGATTTAGAGAAAATAATGAAATCCTTCCAAATCCGGATTTTTCAGATCCAAAACAACTAACAACAGATGAATTGATCCAAATCAAAACCGATGAAATCTCAATCCAGGAACTTACAAATGGGTTAAAAAATCCGATCCTTCGTCCTCTCATACAAAATCTTGGTAAGGTTTGGGAAGAAGAGGAAAATGTGAAAGAAGAACCTTTCCGGCTGAATTCATTAGAGATATTTACTATCAAAACTATTTTTATACCAATTTTTACTGAATCATTAGTGAATGATCATGAATGGATTTGGGATAAAAATAAAATCCAATCCCACCTAAAGGAAATTACACGAAAGTCAGAACAAAATGCTGAATTCCCTTATGGAGCCTTCCATATCGTTTCTTCTGAAGTTTTATTGGATGAATTGGAAGTGGTTGCGGAAAGATTTCGTTTTCTAAAAGAATCTCTTTTTTTAAATAGAGAGAACTTGTCCTATTTTAAAGCAATTTCCATTGGAGACACAGGCCTTCGTGATTGTAAAAAACTACAACCCTATCAGATCTCAGATTCACATCGAATTGTTGGAGAATGGGAAAACATAATTGAAAAAGATGGAATCTATTATTGGTTTTATACTGGAAGTTTATATGACAAACCAAAATATCCAAACGATTATTTAAAAGACTACTTAGGTAAAATGGCTTATGCACTGCTCAGTGCTTGTTTATTCCGTGTTACCGGAAACCGATTGGTAATTATTCCTGCGAATGCAAAAGAATATAAAAATGACAGTTGGTTGGATTTCTCTGGACTTAGAACAGAAGATTGTAGTTCTTATTTAGAATCCATTTACCGATTGATAACCTCCGAGAATCCAAAGTACATTCCTACTGCAGGTTTAAACCTTTTCTTTTCAAAACATAATTTTGAAGAAATAGGAGAAGATTTTGAAATGGCTGAACATTTGTGGAAGGAATTCTTATTGGAAGAATCAGATACAGTTTTGCAGTTTGAAAACCAATTGATGAAACTATCTCCATATACAAAAGTTTTATTGGAAAGTTTTTCCATTAGTTCTGTATTTAAAATTTTTATTCCACTTCTAAAAAAAGGTTTTTAATCAATGGATCACCCTCTCCTAAATAAACCTAAGTTTATAGAAGCCTCTGCCGGCACAGGGAAAACTCATCTTATCATGGAAATGTTAGGTGAGATTATGACCTATGATGTAGAAAACAATATTCCCGAAAATAGAATCCTAAAAACATTAATCCTCACTTTTACAGAAAAAGCTGCAGGAGAATTGAAAGGAAGACTCAAATCAAAAATTTTAGAGCTCTCGGAGAATGGGACCAAACCCGGTTTTTATCGTTATTTGCGGGACTTAGACCAAGTTACCATATCCACAATTCATGGATTTTGTAATATGGTTTTGAAAGAATATCCTATTGAAACCCAAAACAACCCCAATGTTCGGCTAACAAATGCAGATGAAATCATAGATAAAAGTTTTTACCTTTTAAAACGTAACCATTGGGGAGAACCCAATATTGATGAATTGGCAAAGAATCTAACGGAATCAAAAACCTTAGAGAAAGAATCCTCTATAACTTTTGCAGTATCCAAACTTCTTTCCAATACAAAAGATTATTATTTCCCAGAGATTTTAAGTTTAGAAAAAACCATCAACTCACCCAATCTGGATAAGGTAATTTCATCTCTAACACAAGTGATCCATACTCTGAAAGGACCAGTAGGAGATTCTATAGTTGACCAAGGAGATAAAAGAACCATTCAAAAGTGGATCGAAAGTTGGTATTCTCTCGATATGTTTTTGGATGCCCTTAATAGAAAAGATACTGAAACACTTAAAACTGAATTACAAAAAATTGGGTCATTCCAAAGGACTGCAGAAAAAGTGGCGTACCAAGGTTTCAATTATTTATTGTTATCTGGTAAAACCATTACAAAAAATTTAAATAAAGAAGCAACCATTCTTCAATCTTCTATAGAAAATCTCATATCTTTACTAAATGAAACTTTCCCCATCGATAAAATCGATTTAAATGGAGATTGGTTTTTACAAAAAACGGCACTCCAATTGGTAGAGGATACGAAACTTCAATTAAAATCGGGAGATTTACTCACTTACGATCAAATGATTTTAAAAGTACATGAGACAGTCGTTACTTCTCCCAACACAACCCTGATCCAATCCTTAAAAGAACGATACCAAGTTTGTATTTTAGATGAATTTCAGGATACAGACAAAAACCAATACCAAATTTTTAAAACTCTATTTTTAAACTCAGATGACAAAACTAGAATGTTATTTTGTATTGGGGACCCAAAACAAAGTATCTATGGATTTAGAGGTGCCGATATTGGAATTTACTTAGAAGCAGTAAACGATTTTTTTGATTCTAAGGATAGTTTATCGACTAACTATCGCTCTACCAAAGAGATCATCGAAGGACTAAATTTACTTTTTTACAATAGGGAAAAAGAATTAGGAGAAACTAGTTTTTTCCCCATCGAGGAGCCTGGTTCCAAAAAAGAAAACTACCTTTACCATCCTGTTAAAGCTCCCAAAGATTCAGAGATAAAATACAAATATACCAATCCAAATGAATTTGGGATTCATGTGATTCAATACGCGGACCATTTCTCAAATGTGAATAAAGCTAGGAATGCATGGGCAGAATCTATAAAAAAAGAAATTTTATCCTTTCAACAAAAAGACCAATCCCTCTCCTACTTTAAAAAAGGAGAAACAACTACCCGATCTGTTCAACTAAAAGACATTGCCGTGTTATGTGGGAGTAAAAAA
This genomic interval carries:
- a CDS encoding exodeoxyribonuclease V subunit gamma, giving the protein MPIHYYAGLHLGEITTELGKQISNDQRVNPLRRPLVVVPNQNLIPWLRLNLPKFDASHLSLNIEFTFLEKAILKIIFKSLNIQTYEENSALYQYETLKRDCFSLLYQKQNQLLKNFPEMKKYLEEIPKLYYLSDVLTKYFKDYELNREEWIKDWIGLESKNVPNDLKKDPYWELEKQIYNEIYKENTKPKNLFRYLEDGKKLPLSGDLHLFCLSNLSGTYIDFLKETALPKDSKLTVHIYQFHNGKIIGKNPEKTKNYLSKFSKPQSYLAKEFSRENDNKQKSKFVNGGMLSKLKTILLEEPLKEENYLEDQTVRVWNAPSVYREIESIAHDILNKISLHKGKLNLLDFAILVPNMNEYRAAIEWVFDGGIYTTQEKEKLPKLLKIPYSITDLVAKDTSQLYLALSTLFRCLKNDRFEKEDIHILFKNPLIVGSEETDGEETSIKVLDLIDSLGSIYEEEKEYNPYTISFGLKRAVVSMIVDEESAWEKLNIVTKPISSDKTIIRFVEIWNRIKQIKSEIIDKLFKNPKEERYITFESVFQNLFSFDGDLERERIYFNQWLKSIETWCHSDWNNTKDFLEMISLITEEVFSDIPMHRGNYLTEGVTVSLLQPMRPIPFLHVYIAGLGEGKFPGSVDRSRFNLRRFDSKPWDLNRREIQESLFWESILSAEESITFSYVGKNTLEDKEFGPCSTLFEVMTAMGIQEAVELPLTSYSRFYDEKHFPSFDYVRNLERFRENNEILPNPDFSDPKQLTTDELIQIKTDEISIQELTNGLKNPILRPLIQNLGKVWEEEENVKEEPFRLNSLEIFTIKTIFIPIFTESLVNDHEWIWDKNKIQSHLKEITRKSEQNAEFPYGAFHIVSSEVLLDELEVVAERFRFLKESLFLNRENLSYFKAISIGDTGLRDCKKLQPYQISDSHRIVGEWENIIEKDGIYYWFYTGSLYDKPKYPNDYLKDYLGKMAYALLSACLFRVTGNRLVIIPANAKEYKNDSWLDFSGLRTEDCSSYLESIYRLITSENPKYIPTAGLNLFFSKHNFEEIGEDFEMAEHLWKEFLLEESDTVLQFENQLMKLSPYTKVLLESFSISSVFKIFIPLLKKGF
- a CDS encoding CocE/NonD family hydrolase, giving the protein MKKQKIYRLLLPLGVFLLMACGQNGNQNSSGNAAVLAVLDGVNSGTSVSPEVLKQSNVALSKDIQSAFAKENDGSFSFNDNISFVSNDGVKITGNLFIPKSGTGPFPAVIFVNSWALNEYEYIVPAAKLAKKGYVVFSYNTRGFGTSGGLINVAGPKDMSDLSKGIDFLLSNAPVDPTNIGIAGISYGAGISLLGLSKEPRIKTAVAMSGWGSLPDSLYGNQTPRLVWGLLLVTAGYITGRMDPIIAENFGKLLDTRDVATVLTWASERSPNSAVAALNAAGKPVYISNNSQDNLFQPNQILPYFEQLTVPKKLDLNNGIHATAEIGGVLGIENYVWTNTYDWFDYWLKGIQNGIMSKPKVSIQKRFSDTRVTYSAWPNPNKVERTFHLRPMGLLSPGKITTKANTTNGTDTILSGGTNATTGVPLLSEILDGAVSVPVTTNVNLIDRTNAMVYLSDKLTSPLKVRGRTFYKGRINSSDSSPHVVVYLYEVDVWGTGKLISHGTATLFGVKGKDTDLNVDLQAVAHDFPVGSRIGLAIDNLDPMYAVPKPISLYTTSFKHSTSTASTLRFESE